In the Apus apus isolate bApuApu2 unplaced genomic scaffold, bApuApu2.pri.cur manual_scaffold_58_ctg1, whole genome shotgun sequence genome, one interval contains:
- the LOC127396303 gene encoding olfactory receptor 14J1-like, with amino-acid sequence MSNSSSISQFLLLAFADRRELQLLHFWLFLGIYLAALLGNGLIITTIAWDHHLHTPMYFFLLNLSLLDLGCISTTLPKAMANSLWDTRAISYSACAAQLFFFVFFISADYFLLTIMCYDRYVAICRPLHYGTLLGSRACVHMAAAAWASGFLSALLHTASTFSLPLCQGNALGQFFCEIPQILTLSCSHTGYLREIGLVVFSLFLGFGCFVFMVVSYVQIFRAVLRIPSQQGRHKAFSTCLPHLAVVSLFISTGIFAYLKPPSISSPSLDLVLAVQYSVVPPALNPLIYSMRNQQLKDALRKVISSLFKSERFKASFQK; translated from the coding sequence atgtccaacagcagctccatcagccagttcctcctcctggcattcgcagacaggcgggagctgcagctcctgcacttctggctcttcctgggcatctacctggctgccctcctgggcaacggcctcatcatcaccaccatcgcctgggaccaccacctccacacccccatgtacttcttcctgctcaacctctccctcctcgacctgggctgcatctccaccaccctccccaaagccatggccaattccctctgggacaccagggccatctcctactcagcatgtgctgcacagctcttcttctttgtcttcttcatctcagcagattattttcttctcaccatcatgtgctatgaccgctacgtggccatctgcagacccctgcactacgggaccctcctgggcagcagagcttgtgtccacatggcagcagctgcctgggcctctgggtttctcagtgctctgctgcacacagccagtacattttcactgcccctctgccagggcaatgccctgggacagttcttctgtgaaatcccccagatcctcacgctctcctgctcacacacaGGCTACCTCAGGGAAATTGGGCTTGTTGTGTTCAGTCTTTTTTTAGGATTTGGCtgctttgtcttcatggtggtgtcctatgtgcagatcttcagggctgtgctgaggatcccctctcagcagggaaggcacaaagccttttccacctgcctccctcacctggccgtggtctccctgttcatcagcactggcatctttgcctacctgaagcccccctccatctcctccccatccctggacctaGTGCTGGCAGTTCagtactcagtggtgcctccagcactgaaccccctcatctacagcatgaggaaccagcaGCTCAAGGATGCCCTcaggaaagtgatttcttcattgttcaAGAGTGAGAGATTTAAAGCCTCTTTCCAGAAGTGA